The bacterium genome includes the window TGTATTGGCGAACGTTGGATAATATTGACGCGATTGCTATTCCGGGTACGGAAGACGGCGGTAGTCCGTTTTTTTCTCCCGACGGCAGGTGGATTGGATTTTTTGGCGGCGCAAAATTGAAAAAAGTTTCGATCAGCGGAGGGGCCCCTATCGTTCTCGCCGATGCGCCGGACAATCGTGGCGGATCCTGGGGCACGGACGGCTCTATTGTTTTTACGCCGTATGTTAATTCAGGACTAATGCGAATTCCAGAAGCAGGAGGGCTTGTCGAGCCGATCACTGCCTTAGATAGTACAAAAAGAGAACGCACTCATCGCTGGCCTTACTTTCTTCCGGACGGAACCGGCGTTATTTTTACGGTTGGCGTAACGGAAAGCCCGGACTATTACGAAGAGGCAACCATTCAATACGTAAACCTAAAAACGGGCATGCGCAAACTGCTAATCAATGGCGCGAGCTCTGCACAATATGCTGAAACGGGCCACTTGATTTTTTCCCGATCAGGAGTCCTTTATGCGGAACCGTTTAACGCCGACCGTATTGAAGTAATTAATTCCCCTTCACCGGTCATCGATGATGTAAGCGGCGATCCGACCACGGGGGGAATGCATTTTTCAATTTCCAGAAATGGAACATTAGTATACGTTTCAGGAAATACCGAGGGAGCCGAACGTGCGCTCATCAAGATCGACCGTAACGGTAAGGAATCCACTTTCGATTTAGCTTCAGGACCCCTGATGGAGCCGCGCATGTCCCCGGACGGCCAGCGAATCGCTCTAGTTCTTGGCTCCGGAAAGGATTCGGATATCTGGATCTATGATGTTACTCGCAGAACCATGAGCCGGTTGACATTTGGCGGAACAAACCGGACACCAACGTGGTCGCCCGATGGAAAGCAAGTGGCCTATTTTTCAACATCGCGCGGCATATTCACAAAACCATTTGACGGCAGCGCTAATGAAAAGCCTACCGTATCCGGACTTGGCAGAACGTATATTAGTGCGTGGTCTAGGGACGGTTTGATGCTGATCCTGGACAAGGCAACACAGGGAAATCAATCCGATATTCATGTTTTGCCGTTGACCGAAACTCAAAAACCATTTGACTTCTTATCCTCTGAATTTGATGAATACATGGGTACACTTTCACCGGATCAAAAATGGTTAGCGTATGTCTCTAACGAATCGGGATCATATCAGGTTTATGTTCAATCCTTTCCGGAACGAAAAGGAAAATGGCAGATCTCGACGCAGGGCGGATTAGAACCGCGTTGGTCACCGGACGGTAAAACCTTATATTACCATCAAAACACACGTATGATGGCCGTTGCGATTTCTACTAATCCCGCATTTTCAGCGGGACAGCCGCAACTTCTCTTCGACGGTATGCCGTTTCTGCCGACAGACAGCGGGGTTACGTATGATGTGACGCCCGATGGCCAATATTTTATCAGCACGCGCGCAAATAAAAAAGATAACTTTCAACAGATCACCGTTGTGTTGAATTGGTTTACCGACTTGAAAAATAAAACTTCAACCATAAAATAGAATATTTAGAAAAAGTATTGAACTGTTCACAACAAGAATCCATAAATAATCTTATTCGAGTGTATCCGGCCCGAAGTGAACACGCGGCAGCACAACGAAAAACATTCACTAAAGGAGACATTATGAAAAGCTTCCTTCAAATAGTTCTTTTTGTTGCATTAATTCCGCCGATAAGTGCGCAGGACCTTTGGCAGTACTTCACGGCTGACGATTTTGCAAAACGCAGATCCGTTCTCATGGACAAGATCGGTGATGGAGTTGCAGTGTTCCTGGGCGCCGAACTTCCGGAAGCGTTTATCAAATTTCGTCAGGACAATACCTTCTACTACCTTACCGGCGTCGACGCACCGGACGCCATCCTGATCATCGACGGGTTGAAAAAGACAACCCATTTGGTGGTACCTTCGATCACGTCCGGCGATATTCGAAATGAAGCGAGGATTGTACCAGGCCTTGAAGCTGCAGCGAAGTATAAAGTGGATTGGGTTTCCTCCCGATCGAACTTCAGCTCAATATTAGAAAGTTACCTTTCGCCGAATCATACGGTATTCCTCTATCTCGGCACGGAGGAAACGGCGGAAATGAGCCCCGACCGAAGCGGGGCGACTCGCCTAAGAAGGCTCAACGATCCCTGGGACGGAAGAATTCCCAAGGAAACAAATTTTGCGAATCTAGTAAAGACTCGATTTCCCGGCGTCGCGATCAAGGATATCGCTCCGGTTTTACATGCGATGCGGTGGGTAAAGGATGAAAAAGAAATTGCCGTTATTCGTGAATGCGGCCGAATCGGCGCGCTAGGTTTTAATGAAGCCATGAAGATCACCCGGCCGGGTCTGTACGAATACCAGGTGGTTGCGGCGTGTGATTTTTACTATCAATACAGCGGACAACAAAATCCGGCATTCTTCGCCATTGCGGCTTCCGGTGAACAGGCTCTTGACTGGCACTATAACGCCAATAACCACGTTATGAAATCAGGGGACGTCATCCTGCTTGATTACGCACCGGACTACCATTATTATGTTACCGACATTACCAGAACATGGCCGGTAAATGGGAAGTTCACAGCTGACCAGAAAAAAATGTATTTGTGCATCGTGGAATACCGCGAGAAAGCAATCAAGGCTCTTAAACCCGGTGTGACATATGAAGATCTTCTTGCTATTGGAAAGGCAGTTTATGAGAAACATGGATACGGCAAACTGTGGCCGAATTACGCAGGACATTTTGTAGGAATGGCGGTGCACGATGTTGGTCAAAAGAACGGACAAGCCTTTGTACCCGGCGTAGTGTTCAACCTCGAGCCGATCATTGAAGACAAAATCAAGAAGGTTCATTTCCGCCTGGAAGACACGATCGTCATTACCAAAGACGGTGCGGAAGTTCTCACCGGGCTCACGCCAGTCGAACCCTCTGACATAGAGAAGGTGATTGCTGAAAAAGGAATTTTCGAATAATCGCAGAAAAAAATATGAACCGCATTTACTTGAGTTAGGCAAATGATCAACCAAACTATTTCACACTACAAAATAATTGACAAGGTTGGTGAAGGCGGTATGGGCATCGTCTACAAAGCCCAAGACCTGAATCTCGATAGGTTCGTTGCCTTAAAGTTCCTGCCGGAACGATTATCCAACTCCGAACAGGACCGTGCCCGCTTTTTGCAGGAAGCCAAAGCCGCCTCCGCTTTGAATCACCCAAATATCTGCACGATCCACGGTATCGAAGAACACGATAAACAAATGTTCATCGTCATGGAACTGGTGGAAGGTCAAACCCTCAACGAAAAGAAAAGTTCTATCAGTTTCAAACAAGCGATTGACATCGGTATTCAATTAGCCGAAGGCCTTGCTGTCGCCCATGAGAAGGGTATTGTTCACCGGGACATCAAGCCGGACAATATCATGATTCGTAAGGATGGCATCGCGCAGATCATGGATTTCGGATTAGCCAAACTCAGAGGAGTATCGCGTTTAACCAAAGAAGGCAGTACGGTTGGAACCGCCGGCTACATGTCGCCGGAACAGGTGCAGGGACAAGATGCGGATCATCGTTCGGATATATTTTCACTGGGCGTGTTACTTTATGAATTATTCACAGGCCAACTTCCGTTCCGGGGTGTTCATGAAACAGCCTTGATGTATGAAATTGTCAACGTCGATCCTCCTCCGATGTCGGCAGTGAAACCGGACATAAGCCCTGAATTAGATGCAATCATATTGGAATGTATGGAGAAGGATCCGAACGAACGTACGCAATCGGTAAAACAGATCGCCATTGACCTGAAGAGATTCAAACGGGAATCCTCCAGATCCAGAGTCAGTATGATCCGGCCGGCGGTGACATCCACCATTAAATCCCCAGAGCCAAACTCAGAAAACAGATCTGCAATGCGATATATTCCTTGGGCAGTTGCGGGAGTATTTCTAACCGTAATTCTTGGAATGCTCCTATTAAAACCTACTACGGAAAAAGGAATTCAAACGTCGATAAGTTCGACTATAATTATTCCTGACTCGATTCGCGCGCTATTTTTTGGCGGCGGATCACCGCCGCTTATTTCGCCGAATGGACAACACATCGCTTTTATTGACGCCTCCAATTCACAAATTCTTGTGTACTCTTTGGAAGATCGAAAAATTATTCGGCTGCCGAAAACTGAAGGATCCATTCATCCGTTTTGGTCACCCGATGGAAAGAATATTGGATTTTTCCAAAACCTGAAACTGAGGAAAACGGATCTCATCGGCGGTTCCCCCGTTACCATTTGTATTTCAGCCAACGCACGCGGCGGAAGTTGGAATACGAATAATGAAATCATATTTACGAATGACTACCAGGCCCCGATCTATTTGGTTTCTGCAAATGGAGGCGATCCTGTGCCTGTTACTACTCTCGACTCAGCTCGAAAGGAAGGATCCCACCGCTGGCCCTATTTTCTTCCTGATGGAAAGCACTTTCTTTTTTTGAGTCGAACGGTCAGTGAATCAGGAGAAGCCGAGGGCGATGCTATCTACGCCGGTTCGTTGGACGGAACTTTAAAAAAAATGATCATTCGCTCTTCTTCAAATGCGGTCTACGCCAACGGTCATATTCTATTTATTCGCGAGCAAACATTACTGGCTCAGCGGTTTGATTATGAAAAGTTAACTGTGAGCGGAGAGCCATTCGTTCTCGAAACCAATGTGATCAATGATATTTCATGGAACCTGGCAATGTATTCTGCCTCGGCTAACGGAATATTAGTTTCCCAAACCGGAAAACTGGTATCGGGTGCGCCAATCCTTGTCTTCAATAAAGAAGGAAAATTGTTACAGACCATGGGCACCAATGACGAACAAAGAGATCCCCGGTTTTCTCCAAACGGAAAAAAACTCGGCGTGTGGTTATACGATCTCAAATCACGTAAGAGTAATCTGTGGACCTACGATCTTCGCACCGGTGGCAAAACCAGATTAACGAACGGGAAAGATGGAGAATTTGGGCCTCAATGGTCGCCGGACGGATCCAGAGTAGTGTACTACATGTTCGGAAAAAAAGGAATATACGAAGTCTCGGTGGACAGGACATTCGAAGTAAATCTCTTTTTCAAGTCAGATGATTTTTTACAAACGTCCGATTGGTCAAGAGACGGCAAGTACATTTTGGTCAGAAAAATCAACGCCGGATTAAATAACTCTGATATAGCGTGGATTGATTCGGAGAAACGTGAGACATTACAACCTTTTCTGTCCTCACAATTTGATGAAGGAGAGGCGCGATTTTCGCCTGATGGAAAATGGGTTTCATACACGTCAAATGAAAGCGGCGATTACGAATTGTATATCACATCCTTTAACAGTAAAAACGGCCAATCCTGGAAACTGTCCGAGACCGGCGCATTCAGGCCTAGCTGGGGTTCCAACTCATCGGAATTGTTTTATATCTCCAATGACCGTTCCGTTGTTCAAGTTTCATGGTCCTATGCTAATGACGTTGTTTCAAATGTGTCAAGAAAGATATTGTTCACCGTTCCGCTAACTACGGTTGATTTTGATATCTCTCCGGATGGAAATAATCTTGCGTTCGTAAGAGCGTTTGAGGCCCAGCCGCTGCCTCCTATTTCTATGAGATTGTTTTGGTATCAGTTACAGAAGGAATCGAAATGATGCTGAGAGACTTTTGATGAAATCCAATTAGCAATTACATGTGAAAGGAAATGAATTATGCGATGTGACTCGAATATTCTATTTCTAATTATAGGCGTTTGCGTGTTCTCTTTACTGTTTACTGCAAATGCCGCATGGGCCGACGAGCGTGACCCTGCGACCGGAACATATAACGATCTTATCAATTTATTTATGGAATTGCGGGTACTGGAACAGCCCGTCACATCAAAAGGCGTTCCCGATTATTCGTCAGAAACAACGCCTAAAATTCGCCGGCGTTTAACCGAATACCAGACCCGTCTTGCGGCTATCGATACAAGCCGCTGGCTTCTTGAGCAGAAAATCGATTATGAATTAGTTCGCGCGGAAATGAACGGCCTGGATTTTAATTTAAGAATATTGCAGCCGTGGGCGCGCGATCCGGCTTACTATGCGTTGGTATGGAGCGAGCAAAGCGACACGCCTTCGCATGAAGGGCCTGTTTGTCATGCCGCGATAGAACTTTGGACGTATAACTTTCCTCTTTCACCGGACGATGAAAAAAAACTTGCCGCGCAATTAAAGATTATTCCGCCGTTTCTCGAACAGGCACGAACCAATCTGACCGGAAACGCGCGCGATCTTTGGATCGCCGGCATCAAAAGCATTCGCGATCAGATAGCTGATCTGGACGACCTGACAAAAAAAACAATAAAGGCCGGCAGAGAATTTCAGGATGCGTTGGGCAAAGCGAGATCGGCAACCTTGAGATTTGCGGAATGGCTGGAACAACAAGCCACACTAAAAACCGGCCCATCCGGAATCGGTAAAGATAATTACACGTGGTATCTTCGTCACGTTCTGCTTGTACCTCTTACATGGGATGAGGAGGTCGCTCTTCTAAGCCGTGAATTGGCGCGTGCATATTCTTCATTGCAGCTGGAGCGGCAGCATAACCGAAACTTACCACAGCTTAAGGCGATCTCGAGTCCGCAAGAGTTTAATCGCCATGCAGATCAATCAATTAGAAATTTAATGAAGTTCTTGAAAGAAAGAGAGATTCTGCCTGTAAAGGATTATATGGAACCGGCATTGCGAAAACATATCGGCTCATTTCAACCGGAAGAAAAACGAAATTTTTTTCATCTGATTATTCACTATGAACCGGCCGTGCTTTACACGCATGCAACCCATTGGTTCGATCTCGCGCGTATGGCTGAAGAACCCCATCCAAGCCTCATTCGCCGCGATCCCTTGCCATACAATATTTGGCTCAGCCGTTCGGAAGGATTGGCCACGGGCGTAGAGGAAATGTTCATGCACACGGGATTGTACGACGACAATCCGCGAGTACGTGAGTTGGTTTGGATCATGCTCGCGCAACGGTGTGCCCGTGGACTCGCCTCGCTTTACGCCCATGCCAACGAGATCACACTTGAGCAGGCCGGAGAGTATCAGATAACATGGACGGCGGCGGGTTGGACGGGTGATGTAGGGCTGGTTGCAGGCGAGCAACACCTGTATTTGCGTCAGCCGGGTTACGGTCCTGGTTATGTAACCGGTAAATATCTTTTAGAACGACTCGCGATGGATCGAGGAAGACAATTGGAAGATAATTTTCGCTTAAACAATTTTTTTGGCGAAATGTATGATGCAGGCATGATCCCGGTCTCATTAATTCGCTGGCAGCTGACCGGCATGGACGACGAAATCAAGAGTATGCATGAAACGAATTAGCCTTTGAATTTAATTAGGAAAGTTGATGGTCGACAAACTTTTTTCTATTTAAAAGCCCTTAATATACTTCTGGGCTAAAAAAAAACAGAAACACAACTATATAAAATAGTGTCCGATAAACTATTGATACCGCTCTGAATTTTTCTTAAATACTGGAAAGGAGTGCTGCTTATGTTTATGCGACTCGTCCAAGCAAAAGTCAAACCCGAGGCGGAAGCCGTCGTGAATGACGTGTACCGCGAGAAAGTCCACTCTGTTTTGCAAAGCACTCTCGGATGCATCTATGCGTCCCTGATTAAAAGTGAATCTCATCCGCACGAGTATATCTCAATGACGTTATGGGAGTCGAAAGAACATGTAGACGCCTACGTGGAAAGCGGCCTTTATAAACGCATACTGAAGGATCTTCAGCCGGTGCTGGCCGATTCTTCCGAGTGGAAAATACAATTATCAAAAGACCTCACCCTTGAATATACCGCTGTGACGGAAGAGCCTGTCGTCGAATCCTATACCATTTCAACGGCGTCATCGGAAAAGATTTCTGTTTCCGAGCAAACTCATCCTAAACACGTTCGCCTTCTTTCATTGAAGATTCGCCCGGATAAAGTTGACCGGTTCAAAGAAGTGTACAAAACCGAAATCATTCCCGCGCTGCTGAATGTACCCGGCTGCGGTTACGCTTTTCTTACGGAAAACCTAAAGGAAGTTAACGAATTCATTTCCATCACCATTTGGAATTCCGCCAAGGATGCTGAAAATTACGAAGCGGGCGGACTTTTCCAGCAGCTGCTCGCAAGAACAAAGCCCTTGTTCACCGAACTCTTCCAATGGAAAATGCAGTTAGGCCACGGCGATTCATCCGCCACCAGCGAAGATATTCGCGTTCAACATTACAATGTGGTGACCGGCAGTAGTTTTTGATTCATCGAGACTATAACAATGGTCTTTTCAAAACCCTGGAGTTATTTATGAAGAAATGTACAATGTCCATATGCCTGTTCTTTGTGTTTTTTTGTATTATGCCGCAGCCGGCTAAAACTCAGAGTCAACTTCATCTTATTAAACAAGATAATTTGTGGGGGTACATCGACGCATACGGAAAAACAGCGATAGTTGCTCAGTTTGATGACGCCCAATCCTTTTCAGAAGGTCTTGCGTTGGTTCGACTGTGTGACCGTTACGGATTTACGGACAGAACAGGACAATATCAGATCAATCCTCAATTTGAAGATGCCGCGTCATTCGAAGAAGATCTTGCCTGCGTCAAGATCAAAGGCAAATGGGGATTTATTGACAAGAATGGCCGTTTTGTCATTTCGGCGCAATTCGATCAGGCGGCTTCGTTTTCGGAAGGCCTCGCACGAGTCAAGATTGGCGGAAAATTTGGATATATTGACAAGTCCGGAAAATACATTGTCAATCCGCAATTCAACAGAGCAGATATCTATTCAGAAGGTATGGTCAGAGTTGAGATCAATGGTAAATCGGGATATTTTGATAAAAACGGCAAGCAAGCAATCAATGGGCAATTTGACAAGGCATCGGGATTTTCGGAAGGTCTGGCGTGCGCCAAAATTGAGGGGAAATGGGGTTATATTGATAAAACCGGCCGTTATGCGATCAATCCTCAATTTGAAGATGCATATCCTTTCCGAGACGGTTTAGCGCGAGTCAAGTCTGCCGGTAAGTGGGGATTTATTGATAAGAACGGATCGTTTGTTATCAAACCACAATTTCAATCTGCCGGAACTTTTTCGGACGGTTTGGCCTGCGTTGTGGGTAACGGAAAGAGAGGCTACATCAATAAAAAAGGAACATGGGTAATTAATCCGAAGTATGATGATGCCCATGACTTTTCCGATGGATTAGCACGTGTGAAAGTCTCCGGCAAATGGGGTTACATTGACAAGAACGGCAAAGCCGTTATTAGTTCTCAATTTGAGAAAACGTCTGATTTCTCAGGGCCTGTTGCGCGCGTTCGTTTAAATGGGCGGATGGCCTACGTGGACAAAAGCGGAAAAATTATTTGGACACAGGTTAAGTAATATCCGTGAATTCAATCAAAGCGTTTCAATATAATCATTGACCGCATGAATGATCTCATCATACGAGACGGGTTTAGGCAGAATTTTTTTTACGTTACTTTCTGCGGCTTTCTGATGATCCAACTGAGTCCCCCATCCTGTGATCATGACGACGTGCGTTTGCGGTGAACGCTGCCTGATCTCCTGCGAAAGTTCCCACCCCGACATTCCCGGCATGCCAAGGTCGGTAAAAATAATTTCATAATGTCTTTGCATTATCATACGAATTGCTTCCTGTCCCGAGGATGCCATTGATACATCATGGCCCTGAATCTCGAGCATTTCTGCGAGTGTGGACCGAACCGCTTCATCGTCGTCCACGACCAGGATCGCAAATTGACGCGTGGTATCCTGCGCGGATTTCACTATTGGATTTTCGGGCATCACCTGATGAACAAAAAGCGCAGCCATCAGTCTGATATAAAAAGTCGTACCTTCTTTTTCCTTACTTTTAAAAGTGATCTCGCCTTTATGCCGCTGTACGATACCATACGCCGTACTCATACCTAATCCGGTTCCGTGTTCCGATTTAGTTGTAAAAAAAGGATCGAATATTTTCGATTGAATATTTTCCGCAATGCCGCAACCCGTATCGCTTACCTCCGTGGTCACCCACTGTTCATCGTGGATATGCTCCAAATAGGTTTTTACCGTCACTTTACCGCCCGATACCATGGAATCAAAAGCATTAAACAGAACGTTTATGAGAACGTCTTTCAATTCAGACGCATTCCCGGTAACGTATGGAATGTCATCGCACATTTTTTCTACTTCGATAGATATCCCCATATTTTCCGCTTCGTCCTTCCAGCGCGTTTTCGTGATCTCGATCACCTCGTCGATAATTTCGTTCATCTGCACCGGCACAAACGTTTCATCTTTTCGAATGCGCGTATAATCCTGCATGCGCTTTATCGTCGACGATCCCTTTAAGGCTGATTTTTCAATGATGAGCAAATCGTCGACAATTTCCGAGCTTTTCATTTTTCGAATCAGCATTTGCGTTCGCCCTAATATGACTCCTAAAATATTATTGAAGTCATGGGCAACCCCCGTAGTGATCACTCCAAGAGAGCGAAGGCGTTCGGACTGAATGAGTTTTTCCTGCGTTTCTCTGAGTTCTTTTGTGCGCTCATCTACCATGTGTTCAAGGCTGTTTTGGTAGGCAAGAATCTTCTTTTGAAGTTTTGATTTTTCCAATGTGCGGCGAATGCGGATAAAAAATTCGTCGCGTTCTCTTTCTCCGCTCGCTTTGAAAATATAATCCTCCGCTCCGTCCTTAAGCGCTTCAATGGCGGATTCGCGGTCTCCAAATGCGGTCATGATGACCACAGGCATGGTCGGCCGCGCTGACTTTGAAAACTTAAGCATAGCTATTCCGTCCATGTCCGGCATGATCAGATCGCACAGCAGCAGGTCAAACTCGGAATTCTCAAGCATTCGTTTCGCATGCAGAGGCTCACTCGCGCTGAAAACGACATATCCTTCTTTTTCCAGCATTTTTCCCATGGCAAATAACTGTACTTTGCTGTCATCGACAACCAAAATCCGCTCATGTGGTTTTTCAATATTGGACATACTTACTTTTCAACTTTTGCGTTACGTTTAAACATACTAAATCTTTAATCTCAAATCAAAAAAAATTAATATTGTCTATAAGGCAAAACCTATTTATCTTTCACATATCAGGTTTGTTACATTTGACTGTATTATGAACTCCAAGCGAAGGAATATTTCGTCCGGCGTGCCATGGGAACCCGTTGTGGGTTATTCACGCGCGGTACGAATCGGAAGCAACATTTACGTTTCCGGAACAACGGCGACCAACGAAAAAGGAGATGTGGTTGGCGCCGGCGATCCGTATGCGCAAACCATTCAAACTTTAAAAAATATCGAATCGGCTTTGATAAAAGCCGGCGCATCTTTGCAGGATGTTGTTCGTACGCGAATGTACGTTCTGAATATCGACGACTGGGAAAAGATCGGAAAGGCGCACGGCGAATATTTCGCTGCGATTCGCCCGGCAACAAGCATGATCGAGGTCAGCAGGCTCATTCACCCGGATATGCTTGTTGAAATAGAAGCCGAAGCAATTGTTGCTGCTTAAAAGAGTCTTTTGAATTAATGGATTTAAATGTAAGGGCCGTTTCTATGAAAACATTTCTGAAAATCCTTGTCGGAATAGTTGGAATTGTAGTCCTACTCATAATCGGAGGACTTTCTTATCTGACCACCCAGTTCCCCAATGCCGGACCCATTGAAAATATCACGATCGAATCGACGCCGGAACGAGTTCAACGCGGCGAATATCTTTCGAATCACGTTGCAATGTGTGTCGATTGCCACTCGCATAGAAATTGGGAATATTATGCCGGCCCGTTGACACCCGAAACTTTTGGCATCGGAGGTGAACTGTTCTCTGAAGATATGGGTTTCCCCGGTAACATCTATTCCAAAAACATCACGCCGGCCAATACGGGAATCAAAGGATGGACTGACGCAGATATTTTTCATGCCATCACTACAGGCGTAACCAAATCCGGTAATGCGCTTTTCCCGTTGATGCCTTATCCTAATTTCAGCGTCTCTGATCGGGAAGATATTTATTCCATCATCGCTTATATTAAGACCTTAAAACCAATCGAAAATCAAGTTAAGGAAACAAAGCTCAATTTTCCTTTAAACCTCATTGTTCGTTCGATTCCTAAACCTGCCGAATTTACCACGCGTCCTGAAAAAACAGACACCGTCGCCTACGGAAAATACATGATTACTCTCGCCTCCTGCGGT containing:
- a CDS encoding antibiotic biosynthesis monooxygenase, giving the protein MFMRLVQAKVKPEAEAVVNDVYREKVHSVLQSTLGCIYASLIKSESHPHEYISMTLWESKEHVDAYVESGLYKRILKDLQPVLADSSEWKIQLSKDLTLEYTAVTEEPVVESYTISTASSEKISVSEQTHPKHVRLLSLKIRPDKVDRFKEVYKTEIIPALLNVPGCGYAFLTENLKEVNEFISITIWNSAKDAENYEAGGLFQQLLARTKPLFTELFQWKMQLGHGDSSATSEDIRVQHYNVVTGSSF
- a CDS encoding aminopeptidase P family protein translates to MKSFLQIVLFVALIPPISAQDLWQYFTADDFAKRRSVLMDKIGDGVAVFLGAELPEAFIKFRQDNTFYYLTGVDAPDAILIIDGLKKTTHLVVPSITSGDIRNEARIVPGLEAAAKYKVDWVSSRSNFSSILESYLSPNHTVFLYLGTEETAEMSPDRSGATRLRRLNDPWDGRIPKETNFANLVKTRFPGVAIKDIAPVLHAMRWVKDEKEIAVIRECGRIGALGFNEAMKITRPGLYEYQVVAACDFYYQYSGQQNPAFFAIAASGEQALDWHYNANNHVMKSGDVILLDYAPDYHYYVTDITRTWPVNGKFTADQKKMYLCIVEYREKAIKALKPGVTYEDLLAIGKAVYEKHGYGKLWPNYAGHFVGMAVHDVGQKNGQAFVPGVVFNLEPIIEDKIKKVHFRLEDTIVITKDGAEVLTGLTPVEPSDIEKVIAEKGIFE
- a CDS encoding protein kinase, with product MINQTISHYKIIDKVGEGGMGIVYKAQDLNLDRFVALKFLPERLSNSEQDRARFLQEAKAASALNHPNICTIHGIEEHDKQMFIVMELVEGQTLNEKKSSISFKQAIDIGIQLAEGLAVAHEKGIVHRDIKPDNIMIRKDGIAQIMDFGLAKLRGVSRLTKEGSTVGTAGYMSPEQVQGQDADHRSDIFSLGVLLYELFTGQLPFRGVHETALMYEIVNVDPPPMSAVKPDISPELDAIILECMEKDPNERTQSVKQIAIDLKRFKRESSRSRVSMIRPAMTQSSVGVRETRPIPGSTKKMLPWIVSLILFLATITALWAPWQSKREEPVARFKLTLPKDDGLDLIIYSALAIAPDGSRFVYRANGRLYWRTLDNIDAIAIPGTEDGGSPFFSPDGRWIGFFGGAKLKKVSISGGAPIVLADAPDNRGGSWGTDGSIVFTPYVNSGLMRIPEAGGLVEPITALDSTKRERTHRWPYFLPDGTGVIFTVGVTESPDYYEEATIQYVNLKTGMRKLLINGASSAQYAETGHLIFSRSGVLYAEPFNADRIEVINSPSPVIDDVSGDPTTGGMHFSISRNGTLVYVSGNTEGAERALIKIDRNGKESTFDLASGPLMEPRMSPDGQRIALVLGSGKDSDIWIYDVTRRTMSRLTFGGTNRTPTWSPDGKQVAYFSTSRGIFTKPFDGSANEKPTVSGLGRTYISAWSRDGLMLILDKATQGNQSDIHVLPLTETQKPFDFLSSEFDEYMGTLSPDQKWLAYVSNESGSYQVYVQSFPERKGKWQISTQGGLEPRWSPDGKTLYYHQNTRMMAVAISTNPAFSAGQPQLLFDGMPFLPTDSGVTYDVTPDGQYFISTRANKKDNFQQITVVLNWFTDLKNKTSTIK
- a CDS encoding protein kinase codes for the protein MINQTISHYKIIDKVGEGGMGIVYKAQDLNLDRFVALKFLPERLSNSEQDRARFLQEAKAASALNHPNICTIHGIEEHDKQMFIVMELVEGQTLNEKKSSISFKQAIDIGIQLAEGLAVAHEKGIVHRDIKPDNIMIRKDGIAQIMDFGLAKLRGVSRLTKEGSTVGTAGYMSPEQVQGQDADHRSDIFSLGVLLYELFTGQLPFRGVHETALMYEIVNVDPPPMSAVKPDISPELDAIILECMEKDPNERTQSVKQIAIDLKRFKRESSRSRVSMIRPAVTSTIKSPEPNSENRSAMRYIPWAVAGVFLTVILGMLLLKPTTEKGIQTSISSTIIIPDSIRALFFGGGSPPLISPNGQHIAFIDASNSQILVYSLEDRKIIRLPKTEGSIHPFWSPDGKNIGFFQNLKLRKTDLIGGSPVTICISANARGGSWNTNNEIIFTNDYQAPIYLVSANGGDPVPVTTLDSARKEGSHRWPYFLPDGKHFLFLSRTVSESGEAEGDAIYAGSLDGTLKKMIIRSSSNAVYANGHILFIREQTLLAQRFDYEKLTVSGEPFVLETNVINDISWNLAMYSASANGILVSQTGKLVSGAPILVFNKEGKLLQTMGTNDEQRDPRFSPNGKKLGVWLYDLKSRKSNLWTYDLRTGGKTRLTNGKDGEFGPQWSPDGSRVVYYMFGKKGIYEVSVDRTFEVNLFFKSDDFLQTSDWSRDGKYILVRKINAGLNNSDIAWIDSEKRETLQPFLSSQFDEGEARFSPDGKWVSYTSNESGDYELYITSFNSKNGQSWKLSETGAFRPSWGSNSSELFYISNDRSVVQVSWSYANDVVSNVSRKILFTVPLTTVDFDISPDGNNLAFVRAFEAQPLPPISMRLFWYQLQKESK
- a CDS encoding WG repeat-containing protein, which encodes MKKCTMSICLFFVFFCIMPQPAKTQSQLHLIKQDNLWGYIDAYGKTAIVAQFDDAQSFSEGLALVRLCDRYGFTDRTGQYQINPQFEDAASFEEDLACVKIKGKWGFIDKNGRFVISAQFDQAASFSEGLARVKIGGKFGYIDKSGKYIVNPQFNRADIYSEGMVRVEINGKSGYFDKNGKQAINGQFDKASGFSEGLACAKIEGKWGYIDKTGRYAINPQFEDAYPFRDGLARVKSAGKWGFIDKNGSFVIKPQFQSAGTFSDGLACVVGNGKRGYINKKGTWVINPKYDDAHDFSDGLARVKVSGKWGYIDKNGKAVISSQFEKTSDFSGPVARVRLNGRMAYVDKSGKIIWTQVK
- a CDS encoding DUF885 domain-containing protein; amino-acid sequence: MRCDSNILFLIIGVCVFSLLFTANAAWADERDPATGTYNDLINLFMELRVLEQPVTSKGVPDYSSETTPKIRRRLTEYQTRLAAIDTSRWLLEQKIDYELVRAEMNGLDFNLRILQPWARDPAYYALVWSEQSDTPSHEGPVCHAAIELWTYNFPLSPDDEKKLAAQLKIIPPFLEQARTNLTGNARDLWIAGIKSIRDQIADLDDLTKKTIKAGREFQDALGKARSATLRFAEWLEQQATLKTGPSGIGKDNYTWYLRHVLLVPLTWDEEVALLSRELARAYSSLQLERQHNRNLPQLKAISSPQEFNRHADQSIRNLMKFLKEREILPVKDYMEPALRKHIGSFQPEEKRNFFHLIIHYEPAVLYTHATHWFDLARMAEEPHPSLIRRDPLPYNIWLSRSEGLATGVEEMFMHTGLYDDNPRVRELVWIMLAQRCARGLASLYAHANEITLEQAGEYQITWTAAGWTGDVGLVAGEQHLYLRQPGYGPGYVTGKYLLERLAMDRGRQLEDNFRLNNFFGEMYDAGMIPVSLIRWQLTGMDDEIKSMHETN